The stretch of DNA TCGAGTATTTCGCCCACCTTCGAGATGCCCTGTCCGTACATAATGTCGAATTCAACGACTTTGAAGGGGGCGGCCAATTTGTTTTTCACCACTTTCACCTTCGTGCGGTTGCCCACCACATTATCGGCTCCTTCTTTGATTTGACCAATACGCCGGATGTCGATCCGCACCGATGCGTAGAATTTGAGCGCGTTACCACCGGTGGTAGTTTCGGGATTGCCGAACATTACGCCTATTTTCTCGCGCAACTGGTTGATAAAAATACAGCAGCAGCCGGTTTTGTTGATGGTGCCGGTCAGTTTCCGCAGTGCCTGACTCATCAGGCGGGCTTGCAGACCCATTTTGCTTTCGCCCATCTCGCCTTCGATTTCGGCTTTGGGCACCAGCGCAGCAACGGAGTCGATTACGATAATGTCAATAGCCCCGGAGCTAATCAGGTGTTCGGCGATTTCAAGGGCCTGTTCGCCATTATCGGGCTGTGAAATAAGCAGATTTTTAGTGTCGATACCGAGTTTTTCGGCATACGCACGGTCGAAGGCGTGTTCGGCGTCGATAAAGGCTGCCAAACCGCCATTCTTCTGCGCTTCGGCGATGCAGTGCATCGTCAGCGTGGTTTTACCCGACGATTCGGGACCGTAAATTTCGACAACGCGACCACGCGGTACACCGCCAATGCCCAATGCCAGATCCAGACCCAATGAGCCGGTCGAGATCACCGGAACGTCAACGACTTTGCTTTCGCTGAGCCGCATCACGGTGCCTTTTCCGAAGGCTTTGTCCAATTTTTCGATGGTGGTCTGGAGGGCTTTTAACTTATTGTCAGTAGCAGATGCCGTGGCTTGCGCCGTATCTGATTTTGCCATGTTGGATGGTTGTTTAAACAGATAAAATTAGCCAAAAACAGCCACTTTTCCAAGTGAGTTTCCGGAAATAAACTACCGTTTCTGACGTAAAGCCGCAGCTCCGGCTTCGGCTGTTAAGCAGGTATCCTATCCGCTTAAACAACTGAAGCCAGCACTGCGGCTTTGCCTAACTTTACAACGTTGAATCGACTGGCGCAGGCTGCTGTTGCACAGGCGGTTGCGACTGCGTTTGGGGCTGAGGCTGCTGTTGCTGCGGGTAGCCCTGCTGCTGACCGCCGGGGTAATTTGGGTTTACACCGTAGGGCGTAGCCGGGCCAACAATTTCGACACTCGTGATGTAGTATTTCGTGTCGCCATTCCAGGGTAATTTCAGAATTTTCTCCTCGTAGTGTAACGTCACGCGCTGACCTGTTTTTACGGCTTGCGTAATCTGGCCC from Spirosoma montaniterrae encodes:
- the recA gene encoding recombinase RecA; the protein is MAKSDTAQATASATDNKLKALQTTIEKLDKAFGKGTVMRLSESKVVDVPVISTGSLGLDLALGIGGVPRGRVVEIYGPESSGKTTLTMHCIAEAQKNGGLAAFIDAEHAFDRAYAEKLGIDTKNLLISQPDNGEQALEIAEHLISSGAIDIIVIDSVAALVPKAEIEGEMGESKMGLQARLMSQALRKLTGTINKTGCCCIFINQLREKIGVMFGNPETTTGGNALKFYASVRIDIRRIGQIKEGADNVVGNRTKVKVVKNKLAAPFKVVEFDIMYGQGISKVGEILDLAVEMEIVKKSGSWFSYGTSRLAQGRDAVKELLLDNPELMAELEGKIRAKINEDENALIDPVLAATNGDDEGEIED